In Natronomonas halophila, one DNA window encodes the following:
- a CDS encoding succinate dehydrogenase hydrophobic membrane anchor subunit has product MAEHYSSFDRNGTGWLLQRITAAFLVAVLAYHFLMLHFVNHAAEITFAGTQARMSQVGYFLTMVLFLIAATFHGVNGVYNALVNQGLDGTPKTAVKWLLVVASLVLIAQGFRVAAAMTNLV; this is encoded by the coding sequence ATGGCGGAACACTACTCCTCGTTCGACCGGAACGGCACAGGCTGGCTGCTCCAGCGGATTACGGCCGCCTTCCTCGTGGCCGTGCTGGCGTATCACTTCCTGATGCTGCACTTCGTCAACCACGCAGCCGAAATCACCTTCGCCGGAACGCAGGCCCGGATGAGTCAGGTCGGCTACTTCCTGACGATGGTGCTGTTCCTCATCGCGGCCACGTTCCACGGCGTCAACGGCGTCTACAACGCCCTCGTCAATCAGGGTCTCGACGGGACCCCGAAAACCGCCGTCAAATGGCTACTCGTCGTCGCGAGCCTCGTCCTCATCGCACAGGGCTTCCGCGTCGCAGCCGCCATGACCAACCTCGTCTGA
- a CDS encoding succinylglutamate desuccinylase/aspartoacylase family protein, whose translation MGEAFTYDGGSVAPGETANVRYTVSETYMGDPVRVPVTIVNGERDGPTMFLSAAAHGDELNGIEIVREVAHEWDHEKLAGTLVCLPVLNVPAFIAQERYLPIYDRDLNRSFPGNDSGTSAKRIADRLFRNFIDPCDIGLDFHTSTRGRTNMLHVRADTDDESVSRVAHAFASNVIISSAGPSGSLRREASEAGTPTITVELGEAHRFQRALIDKALEGVLSVMAEFGMQETNTVKWPGWRTVINGSEEKTWLRADAGGLVEMHHDRGSLVEEGDIVCTITNPFKTDTTVVEAPFTGLLVGVLENPLVYPGNPLCHLVALDEVTMRAIRGQQTGDRS comes from the coding sequence ATGGGCGAGGCATTCACCTACGACGGCGGGTCGGTCGCTCCCGGAGAGACGGCCAACGTCCGCTATACGGTCAGCGAGACGTATATGGGTGACCCGGTCCGCGTGCCGGTCACCATCGTCAACGGCGAACGCGACGGCCCGACGATGTTCCTCTCGGCGGCGGCACACGGCGACGAGTTGAACGGTATCGAAATCGTCCGTGAGGTCGCCCACGAGTGGGACCACGAGAAACTAGCCGGTACGCTCGTCTGTCTGCCCGTCCTCAACGTGCCCGCCTTCATCGCACAGGAACGGTACCTCCCCATCTACGACCGCGACCTCAACCGCTCGTTTCCCGGCAACGACTCGGGAACGAGCGCGAAACGCATCGCCGACCGCCTGTTCCGCAACTTCATCGACCCCTGCGACATCGGGCTGGATTTCCACACGTCGACGCGCGGCCGGACGAACATGCTCCATGTCCGTGCCGACACCGACGACGAGTCGGTCTCACGGGTCGCACACGCCTTCGCTTCGAACGTCATCATCTCCAGCGCGGGTCCCAGCGGGTCGCTCCGCCGGGAAGCCAGCGAGGCGGGCACGCCGACCATCACCGTCGAACTCGGCGAGGCCCACCGCTTCCAGCGCGCGCTCATCGACAAAGCACTGGAGGGTGTGCTGTCGGTGATGGCGGAGTTCGGCATGCAGGAGACGAATACCGTCAAGTGGCCGGGCTGGCGAACCGTCATCAACGGCTCCGAGGAGAAGACGTGGCTGCGGGCCGACGCCGGCGGCCTCGTCGAGATGCACCACGACCGGGGGTCGCTCGTCGAGGAAGGCGACATCGTCTGTACCATCACGAACCCCTTTAAGACGGATACGACCGTCGTGGAGGCGCCTTTCACCGGCCTGCTCGTCGGCGTCCTCGAAAACCCGCTGGTGTATCCCGGTAACCCCCTGTGTCATCTCGTCGCGCTCGACGAGGTGACGATGCGGGCGATTCGCGGCCAGCAGACCGGCGACCGTTCTTAA
- the sdhC gene encoding succinate dehydrogenase, cytochrome b556 subunit: MSQSYDRGLIEDFGRWQEFSAGMWAWVFHKFTGWVLIGYLFTHIAVLSTATVDAGMYTTTLQNLESFLIVRILEVGLLAVAVFHILNGVRLLFVDLGVGLEAQDKAFYAALIISAAITVASIPTFLGGL; this comes from the coding sequence ATGAGTCAATCGTACGACCGAGGTCTGATAGAGGACTTCGGGCGGTGGCAGGAGTTCTCCGCCGGCATGTGGGCTTGGGTTTTCCACAAGTTCACCGGCTGGGTGCTCATCGGCTACCTGTTTACACACATCGCCGTGTTGAGTACCGCCACGGTGGATGCCGGGATGTACACGACGACGCTGCAGAACCTCGAGAGCTTCCTGATTGTTCGTATCCTCGAGGTCGGACTGCTTGCCGTCGCCGTGTTCCACATCCTCAACGGCGTCCGCCTGCTCTTCGTCGACCTCGGTGTCGGGCTAGAGGCACAGGACAAGGCGTTCTACGCTGCACTAATCATCTCGGCGGCCATTACGGTCGCGAGTATCCCCACGTTCCTCGGAGGTCTCTAA
- a CDS encoding succinate dehydrogenase/fumarate reductase iron-sulfur subunit, producing the protein MSTQVTEQETETEPETETDHQERRMAEKRERADMRERAEEELDDTEETVKIKVFRYDPEVEGKKDPRFDTFRVPFTKGMTVLDALIYARDHFDSSLTFRHSCRQAICGSDALFINGSQRLGCKTQMSELEWPVRIEPLPHSDVVKDLVVDMEHFYDQMEAVEPYFQTNDLPAADEEQRQSRENREKVKMSTRCIWCSACMSSCNIAAGDNEYLGPAAINKAYRFAMDKREGEDMKEHRLNIIEQEHGVWRCQTQFSCTEVCPKDIPLTEHIQELKREAVKSNLKFW; encoded by the coding sequence ATGAGTACGCAAGTCACCGAACAAGAAACCGAGACGGAACCGGAGACCGAAACCGACCATCAGGAGCGCCGAATGGCTGAAAAGCGCGAACGCGCCGACATGCGTGAACGCGCCGAGGAGGAACTTGACGACACCGAGGAGACGGTGAAAATCAAGGTCTTCCGCTATGACCCAGAGGTCGAGGGCAAGAAGGACCCGCGCTTCGACACCTTCCGTGTCCCCTTCACGAAGGGGATGACGGTGCTGGACGCGCTCATCTACGCGCGGGACCACTTCGACTCCAGCCTCACCTTCCGTCACTCCTGCCGACAGGCCATCTGTGGCTCGGACGCCCTCTTTATCAACGGCTCGCAGCGCCTCGGCTGTAAGACCCAGATGTCCGAACTCGAGTGGCCCGTCCGTATCGAACCGCTTCCGCACTCCGATGTCGTCAAGGACCTCGTCGTCGACATGGAGCACTTCTACGACCAGATGGAGGCCGTCGAACCGTACTTCCAGACTAACGACCTCCCCGCGGCCGACGAGGAACAGCGACAGTCCCGCGAGAACCGCGAGAAGGTCAAGATGTCCACGCGCTGTATCTGGTGTAGCGCGTGTATGTCCTCCTGTAACATCGCTGCGGGCGACAACGAGTATCTCGGCCCCGCCGCGATTAACAAGGCCTACCGCTTCGCGATGGACAAGCGGGAAGGCGAGGACATGAAGGAACACCGCCTCAACATCATCGAGCAGGAACACGGCGTCTGGCGATGTCAGACCCAGTTCTCCTGTACCGAGGTCTGTCCGAAGGACATCCCGCTGACCGAGCACATTCAGGAACTCAAGCGGGAAGCCGTCAAGAGCAACCTCAAGTTCTGGTAA
- a CDS encoding DUF7576 family protein: MVDPTSELGEDVTEDDAPRCEVCADPIVNETTHRVITWVEDGGVRTAHFCSEDCRGEWSPDA, from the coding sequence ATGGTAGACCCGACTTCGGAACTCGGTGAGGACGTCACCGAGGACGACGCGCCGCGTTGTGAGGTATGTGCCGACCCGATAGTAAACGAGACGACACACCGCGTCATTACGTGGGTCGAAGACGGGGGCGTTCGGACTGCCCATTTCTGCTCGGAGGACTGTCGCGGCGAGTGGAGCCCCGACGCCTGA
- a CDS encoding isocitrate/isopropylmalate family dehydrogenase translates to MTETVLVVPGDGIGQEVVPAAVEVLDAVADFEFVEAEAGDHVKEETGEALPEETRRLATEADATLFGAAGETAADVILPLRQAVDSFANIRPARAYPGVDALRPETDLVFVRENTEGVYKGIESEIDEGVTTLTRVITDRASRKIADYGFEYADENGYDDVTVAHKANVMRTTDGQFLDSVEAVAEERGADYEEALMDALAMHLLLTPEEYGVVICPNLAGDMLSDLAAGLVGGLGLLPSANVGEDNALFEPVHGSAPDIAGQGVANPAATILSGAMLLEHLGYGEEAANVRSSVESVLADGPRTPDLGGSASTEDVTAAIVDRL, encoded by the coding sequence ATGACTGAGACGGTACTGGTCGTCCCCGGCGACGGCATCGGCCAGGAAGTCGTCCCCGCAGCCGTCGAGGTACTCGACGCCGTCGCCGACTTCGAGTTCGTCGAGGCCGAGGCCGGCGACCACGTCAAGGAGGAGACCGGCGAGGCACTGCCGGAGGAAACGCGCCGACTGGCGACCGAGGCCGATGCGACGCTGTTCGGCGCTGCCGGCGAGACGGCCGCCGATGTCATACTGCCGCTGCGGCAGGCGGTCGATTCCTTCGCGAACATCCGGCCGGCCCGAGCCTATCCCGGCGTCGACGCGCTGCGGCCCGAGACGGACCTCGTGTTCGTCCGGGAGAACACCGAAGGCGTCTACAAGGGCATCGAGTCGGAAATCGACGAGGGTGTGACGACACTCACCCGCGTCATCACCGACCGCGCCTCGCGGAAGATCGCCGATTACGGCTTCGAATACGCAGACGAGAACGGCTACGACGACGTCACGGTTGCCCACAAGGCCAACGTGATGCGGACGACCGACGGCCAGTTCCTCGATTCGGTCGAGGCGGTCGCCGAGGAACGCGGCGCCGACTACGAGGAAGCGCTGATGGACGCGCTGGCGATGCATCTCCTCCTGACTCCGGAGGAGTACGGCGTCGTCATCTGTCCGAACCTCGCGGGCGACATGCTCTCGGACCTCGCAGCCGGCCTCGTCGGCGGCCTCGGCCTGCTGCCGAGCGCCAACGTCGGCGAGGACAACGCGCTGTTCGAGCCGGTCCACGGCTCCGCGCCGGACATCGCCGGACAGGGAGTCGCAAATCCCGCGGCGACGATTCTGTCCGGGGCGATGCTACTGGAGCATCTCGGTTACGGCGAGGAAGCAGCGAACGTCCGCAGTTCCGTCGAGTCGGTCCTCGCGGACGGTCCGCGAACGCCGGACCTCGGTGGCTCGGCGTCGACGGAAGACGTTACGGCGGCCATCGTCGACCGGCTGTAA
- a CDS encoding DUF5799 family protein: MSDWQDMLVGDRMAVDNEFSRRVEQSQFSRQEWGLIMTATSFDIENPDDEESARLVADTSELPAIIPELENVANMGPMGMPADDNSGSGGGLIDSLLGTLGLSSNGKKSDDGPDEEKIEAAERLVTAYAQELQAHLEENGRWHEVRTAAAEATEE; the protein is encoded by the coding sequence ATGAGTGATTGGCAGGATATGCTGGTCGGCGACCGGATGGCCGTCGACAACGAGTTCAGCCGCCGCGTCGAGCAGTCCCAGTTCTCCCGACAGGAGTGGGGCCTCATCATGACGGCCACCTCCTTCGATATCGAGAATCCCGACGACGAGGAGAGCGCTCGGCTCGTCGCCGACACCTCCGAACTGCCGGCGATTATCCCCGAACTGGAGAACGTCGCCAACATGGGGCCGATGGGCATGCCCGCCGATGACAACAGCGGGTCCGGCGGTGGCCTCATCGATTCGTTGCTCGGGACGCTCGGACTCAGTAGCAACGGCAAGAAAAGCGACGACGGCCCCGACGAGGAGAAAATCGAGGCCGCCGAGCGACTGGTGACGGCCTACGCTCAGGAGCTTCAGGCCCACCTCGAAGAAAACGGCCGCTGGCACGAAGTACGGACCGCCGCTGCGGAAGCGACGGAGGAATAG
- a CDS encoding CBS domain-containing protein has product MAERDANVESLMSSPVETIAPSATIAEAAQVLASKGIGSLVVGDEQVTGIVTESDIVEAVAEEMDPSRQISEIMSDPVVTIQRSESLQVAAERMGHNGVKKLPVVEDGAAVGIITTTDLALHLPDYQVSMAHQAEPDIVDGEWE; this is encoded by the coding sequence ATGGCCGAACGAGATGCGAACGTGGAGAGCCTGATGAGTTCGCCCGTCGAGACCATCGCCCCGAGTGCGACCATCGCGGAGGCCGCACAGGTACTCGCCTCGAAGGGCATCGGATCGCTCGTCGTCGGCGACGAGCAGGTGACCGGCATCGTAACCGAATCCGATATCGTCGAGGCCGTCGCCGAGGAGATGGACCCCTCACGACAGATTTCGGAGATTATGTCCGACCCCGTGGTCACGATTCAGCGAAGCGAGTCCCTGCAGGTCGCCGCCGAGCGGATGGGCCACAACGGCGTCAAGAAACTCCCCGTCGTCGAGGACGGCGCCGCTGTCGGCATCATCACCACGACCGACCTCGCGCTCCACCTCCCGGATTATCAGGTCAGTATGGCCCATCAGGCCGAACCCGACATCGTCGACGGCGAGTGGGAATAG
- a CDS encoding RimK family alpha-L-glutamate ligase has protein sequence MSSDITVGVLSLHSSKESKAILNAADALGYDTEWLRAENTSIGIEDGEVTLEPDVDIVVNRLLLSKEEQPAEALGLATMLDRMVPMLNTPTTTMTAIHKFASGTALAEAGVPVPDAFMALSADTLNANRDRFADEVVYKTAIGTHGGGTWKLDTDDQINPMVGSRQAFLQELIEHDEKRHHDLRIYVVGEQVVGAMNRYAAEGEWRTNVALGGEVEDATENLPEEVITMAKRAADVIGLDYAGVDIVQGEDGYYVLEVNPTAGFRGLYKATGRSPAPHIAALAIERAGGDVERERVRELTANLDDSRPACMPKKQKVQAGEPLIIGYIEEVVVMGTTGQKSVLAKSDTGATRTSIDARLAADIGTGPIKDIVKIKSGSVKKGKSRPVVDVVVGIGGRQHTVTASVEDRSHMEYPLLLGRDILGDYHVDVRKQADEDEPAAIGADATLEE, from the coding sequence ATGTCTTCCGATATTACTGTCGGCGTGTTGAGCCTTCACAGTTCCAAGGAATCGAAGGCCATCCTCAACGCCGCCGACGCCCTCGGCTACGATACCGAGTGGCTCCGGGCGGAGAACACCTCCATCGGCATCGAGGACGGGGAAGTAACCCTCGAACCCGACGTGGACATCGTCGTCAACCGGCTGCTGCTCTCGAAGGAAGAACAGCCCGCGGAGGCGCTCGGTCTCGCGACGATGCTCGACCGGATGGTGCCCATGCTGAACACGCCGACCACGACGATGACGGCCATCCACAAGTTCGCCAGCGGGACGGCCCTCGCGGAGGCCGGCGTGCCCGTCCCGGACGCGTTCATGGCGCTTTCGGCGGACACGCTCAACGCCAACCGCGACCGCTTCGCCGACGAGGTCGTCTACAAGACGGCCATCGGCACCCACGGCGGCGGTACCTGGAAACTCGACACCGACGACCAGATCAATCCGATGGTCGGCTCCCGACAGGCGTTCTTACAGGAACTCATCGAACACGACGAGAAACGGCATCACGACCTCCGTATCTACGTCGTCGGCGAGCAGGTCGTCGGCGCGATGAACCGCTACGCCGCCGAAGGCGAATGGCGGACCAACGTCGCACTGGGCGGCGAAGTCGAGGACGCCACCGAGAACCTGCCCGAGGAAGTCATCACGATGGCCAAGCGCGCCGCCGACGTCATCGGCCTCGATTACGCCGGCGTCGACATCGTGCAGGGTGAGGACGGCTACTACGTCCTCGAAGTCAACCCGACCGCCGGGTTCCGCGGCCTTTATAAGGCAACCGGCCGCTCGCCGGCCCCGCACATCGCCGCCCTCGCCATCGAGCGAGCGGGCGGGGACGTCGAGCGCGAGCGCGTCCGCGAACTCACGGCGAACCTCGACGACTCCCGGCCGGCGTGTATGCCAAAAAAACAGAAGGTTCAGGCCGGCGAACCACTCATTATCGGCTACATCGAGGAAGTCGTCGTCATGGGGACGACCGGCCAGAAGAGCGTCCTCGCGAAATCCGACACCGGCGCGACGCGGACGAGCATCGACGCCCGCCTCGCCGCCGATATCGGAACCGGCCCAATCAAGGACATCGTGAAAATCAAATCGGGCAGCGTCAAGAAGGGCAAATCCCGGCCCGTCGTCGACGTCGTCGTCGGTATCGGCGGCCGACAGCACACCGTCACCGCCAGCGTCGAGGACCGCAGCCACATGGAGTATCCCCTCCTGCTCGGCCGTGACATCCTCGGTGACTACCACGTCGACGTGCGCAAGCAGGCCGACGAGGACGAACCGGCGGCCATCGGCGCCGACGCGACGCTCGAAGAATAA
- the glmU gene encoding bifunctional sugar-1-phosphate nucleotidylyltransferase/acetyltransferase encodes MQTVVLAAGQGTRMRPLTETVPKPMLPVADRPLCAHTADAAVEAGASELVFVVGYEADAVKSYFGAEYRGVPVSYAAQEEQLGTAHAVRAARKHLDEAFAVLNGDNLYDPAGVAELFESAPAIGAIEVEDPRNYGVLSADEGGTRVTKIVEKPAEPPSNLANAGAYAFPAEARDWLDVEKSERGEYEITDVVARVIEEYDVSPVTLSRWLDVGRPWELLEANEWKLGDLDRRIDGDVRGDAELRGDVVIEEGAVVEPGVVVEGPALIRSGADVGPNAYVRGATLIGEDCHVGHGVELKNSVLMAGANVPHLSYVGDSLLGTDVNLGAGTQVANLRHDEGDVKQTVKGERVSTGRRKYGVVAGPRAKTGINTSLAPGVVLSENATTNPGESVDRDR; translated from the coding sequence ATGCAAACCGTTGTTCTCGCCGCGGGCCAGGGGACCCGTATGCGGCCCCTGACCGAGACCGTCCCGAAGCCGATGCTCCCCGTCGCCGACCGGCCGCTGTGTGCCCACACGGCCGACGCGGCCGTCGAGGCCGGCGCCTCCGAACTCGTCTTCGTCGTCGGCTACGAGGCCGACGCGGTCAAGTCCTACTTCGGCGCCGAATACCGGGGCGTCCCCGTCTCCTATGCGGCCCAGGAGGAACAACTCGGCACCGCCCACGCCGTCCGGGCGGCCCGCAAGCACCTCGACGAGGCCTTCGCCGTCCTCAACGGCGACAACCTCTATGACCCGGCGGGCGTCGCGGAACTGTTCGAGTCTGCCCCTGCAATCGGTGCCATCGAGGTCGAGGACCCGCGGAACTACGGCGTCCTCTCAGCGGACGAGGGCGGCACTCGGGTAACGAAAATCGTCGAGAAACCCGCAGAGCCACCGTCGAACCTCGCCAACGCGGGCGCCTACGCCTTCCCGGCGGAAGCGCGCGACTGGCTGGATGTCGAAAAGAGCGAGCGCGGCGAATACGAAATCACCGACGTCGTCGCCCGCGTCATCGAGGAATACGACGTGTCGCCCGTGACCCTCTCGCGGTGGCTCGACGTCGGCCGGCCGTGGGAACTGCTGGAAGCAAACGAATGGAAACTCGGCGACCTCGACCGGCGCATCGACGGCGACGTGCGTGGCGACGCCGAACTCCGCGGCGACGTGGTCATCGAGGAGGGCGCTGTCGTCGAACCCGGCGTCGTCGTCGAAGGGCCGGCGCTGATTCGCTCGGGCGCCGACGTCGGACCGAACGCCTACGTCCGCGGCGCGACGCTCATCGGCGAGGACTGCCACGTCGGCCACGGCGTCGAACTCAAAAACTCCGTGCTGATGGCGGGGGCGAACGTCCCCCATCTCTCCTACGTCGGCGATAGCCTGCTCGGCACCGACGTCAACCTCGGGGCGGGCACGCAGGTGGCCAATCTCCGGCACGACGAGGGCGACGTCAAACAGACCGTCAAGGGCGAGCGCGTCTCGACGGGCCGCCGGAAATACGGCGTCGTCGCCGGGCCGCGCGCCAAGACCGGCATCAACACCAGCCTCGCGCCCGGCGTAGTGCTGTCGGAAAACGCGACGACGAACCCGGGCGAATCCGTCGACCGGGACCGCTGA
- a CDS encoding FAD-binding protein, producing MHEHDVIVVGAGGAGLRAAIAAHEEGADVAMVTKLHPVRSHTGAAEGGINAALRDGDDWELHAYDTMKGSDYLGDAPAIETLAQDAPDEVIQLEHWGMPFSREDDGRVSQRPFGGLSFPRTTYAGAETGHHLLHTMYEQVVKRGIQVYDEYYVSQLAVTDHDDPTERECHGVVAYDIKGGEIVGFQARNGVVLATGGDGQVFDHTTNAVANTGDGAAMAYRAGVPVEDMEFVQFHPTTLPSTGVLISEGVRGEGGILYNSEGERFMFEYGYANNAGELASRDVVARAELTEVNNGRGINDEYVYLDMRHLGEERIYDRLENIIHLAEDFEGVDPAEEPMPVKPGQHYHMGGIETNEHGQTCIDGLYAAGECACASVHGSNRLGGNALPELIVFGARAGRHAAGKDLGEAEVPTGPSAKSEDEDSLDTPVEPGAVGTSDEDVAADGAMVDAENVVQAAVDAEQRRIDDLLEREGTNHAEIREDLQKAMTENVNVFRNKESLKDALETIRECRERYQHVAVSDPSRTFNTDLIHTIETRNLIDVAETITLGALARNEFRGAHWRQEHQERKDDEWLKHTMIAWNDGTPDLYYKPVILEGEEKEYEPKVRSY from the coding sequence ATACACGAACACGACGTGATCGTGGTCGGCGCCGGCGGTGCCGGTCTCCGTGCGGCCATCGCGGCCCACGAGGAAGGCGCCGACGTCGCCATGGTCACGAAGTTGCATCCGGTCCGTTCCCACACCGGCGCTGCGGAAGGCGGCATCAACGCCGCCCTCCGCGACGGCGACGACTGGGAACTCCACGCGTACGACACGATGAAGGGGTCCGACTACCTCGGTGACGCCCCCGCCATCGAAACACTCGCCCAGGACGCTCCCGACGAGGTCATCCAACTCGAACACTGGGGGATGCCGTTCTCCCGTGAGGACGATGGCCGCGTCTCCCAGCGACCCTTCGGTGGTCTCTCCTTCCCGCGAACCACCTACGCCGGTGCCGAAACCGGCCACCACCTGCTGCATACGATGTACGAGCAGGTCGTCAAACGGGGCATTCAGGTCTACGACGAATACTACGTCTCCCAGCTCGCGGTCACCGACCACGACGACCCCACCGAACGGGAGTGTCACGGCGTCGTCGCCTACGACATCAAGGGCGGCGAAATCGTCGGCTTCCAGGCCCGCAACGGCGTCGTCCTCGCCACCGGTGGCGACGGGCAGGTCTTCGACCACACGACCAACGCCGTCGCCAACACCGGCGACGGGGCCGCGATGGCCTACCGCGCCGGCGTCCCCGTCGAGGACATGGAGTTCGTCCAGTTCCACCCCACCACGCTCCCGAGTACGGGCGTCCTCATCTCCGAGGGTGTCCGTGGCGAAGGTGGCATCCTCTACAACAGCGAGGGTGAGCGATTCATGTTCGAATACGGCTACGCGAACAACGCCGGCGAACTCGCCTCGCGTGACGTCGTCGCCCGCGCGGAACTGACCGAGGTCAACAACGGCCGCGGCATCAACGACGAGTACGTCTACCTCGACATGCGCCACCTCGGCGAGGAGCGTATTTACGACCGACTGGAGAACATCATCCACCTCGCGGAGGACTTCGAAGGCGTCGACCCCGCCGAGGAACCGATGCCCGTCAAGCCCGGCCAGCACTACCACATGGGCGGCATCGAGACCAACGAGCACGGTCAGACCTGCATCGACGGCCTCTATGCGGCCGGCGAGTGTGCCTGTGCGTCGGTCCACGGCTCGAACCGCCTCGGCGGCAACGCGCTGCCGGAACTCATCGTCTTCGGGGCCCGCGCCGGCCGCCACGCCGCCGGCAAGGACCTCGGCGAGGCCGAAGTCCCGACCGGCCCATCCGCCAAGAGCGAGGACGAGGACAGCCTCGATACGCCCGTCGAACCCGGCGCCGTCGGCACGAGCGACGAGGACGTCGCGGCCGACGGTGCGATGGTCGACGCCGAAAACGTCGTTCAGGCCGCCGTCGACGCCGAACAGCGCCGTATCGACGACCTCCTCGAACGCGAGGGCACGAACCACGCCGAAATCCGCGAGGACCTCCAGAAGGCGATGACCGAGAACGTCAACGTCTTCCGCAACAAGGAGAGCCTCAAGGACGCCCTTGAAACCATCCGGGAATGCCGCGAGCGCTACCAGCACGTCGCGGTATCGGACCCCTCCCGGACGTTCAACACCGACCTCATCCACACCATCGAGACGCGCAACCTCATCGACGTCGCCGAGACCATCACCCTCGGCGCACTCGCCCGCAACGAGTTCCGTGGCGCCCACTGGCGGCAGGAACACCAGGAGCGGAAGGACGACGAGTGGCTCAAGCACACGATGATCGCCTGGAACGACGGCACGCCCGACCTCTACTACAAGCCCGTCATCCTCGAAGGCGAAGAGAAGGAATACGAACCGAAGGTTCGGTCCTACTAA
- a CDS encoding SDR family oxidoreductase translates to MTLSKPDLSGQTAFITGTTRGIGKAIALALAEQGCNIVSTGKTSENDDYGEDKDLEGTIEQTARECEEKGVEALPIQLNVRDEDNVEAAVQEAIDHFGEVNIVINNASAIQIANVEDLPANRFDLLTDVNVRGTYLVSRAFLDHLKEVDNAWLLTNAPPVNVDRAPGEAPYAWSKMGMSFLTLSLDTELSGHGVGCNSFWPVTAIDTRATRYFGMGTEDDWRTPEIVSDTVLEILSRDPTSYSGNAVYDEELLRECGVEDFSQYNLTEGDPAPMSAQMFDPDYERPE, encoded by the coding sequence ATGACGCTCAGCAAGCCCGACCTCTCGGGACAGACTGCGTTCATCACGGGCACGACCCGTGGCATCGGGAAGGCAATCGCGCTCGCGCTCGCCGAGCAGGGCTGTAACATCGTCTCGACCGGCAAAACCAGCGAGAACGACGACTACGGCGAGGACAAGGACCTCGAAGGCACCATCGAGCAGACCGCCCGCGAATGCGAGGAGAAGGGCGTCGAGGCGCTGCCCATCCAGTTGAACGTCCGCGACGAGGACAACGTCGAGGCCGCAGTTCAGGAGGCCATCGACCACTTCGGCGAGGTCAACATCGTCATCAACAACGCCAGCGCTATCCAGATTGCGAACGTCGAGGACCTGCCGGCCAACCGCTTCGACCTGTTGACGGACGTCAACGTCCGCGGCACGTATCTGGTCTCGCGGGCCTTCCTCGACCACCTCAAGGAGGTCGACAACGCGTGGCTGCTGACGAACGCCCCGCCCGTGAACGTCGACCGAGCGCCGGGCGAGGCGCCCTACGCGTGGTCGAAGATGGGCATGTCGTTCCTGACGCTGTCGCTGGATACGGAACTCAGCGGCCACGGTGTCGGCTGTAATTCCTTCTGGCCCGTCACGGCCATCGACACCCGCGCGACGCGGTACTTCGGGATGGGGACCGAAGACGACTGGCGAACCCCAGAAATCGTCTCGGATACCGTCCTCGAAATCCTCTCGCGGGACCCCACCTCGTATTCGGGCAACGCCGTCTACGACGAGGAACTCCTGCGGGAATGCGGCGTCGAGGACTTCTCACAGTACAACCTCACCGAGGGTGACCCGGCGCCGATGTCCGCCCAGATGTTCGACCCCGACTACGAGCGGCCGGAGTAG